A part of Etheostoma spectabile isolate EspeVRDwgs_2016 unplaced genomic scaffold, UIUC_Espe_1.0 scaffold00005828, whole genome shotgun sequence genomic DNA contains:
- the LOC116677789 gene encoding otolin-1: MDRSLRSGSSSHRSFATRTLRYSDGAMLSRLLGLLVLSPLCSAMLLPTNTNTSTRVSREKDPNTHLWNRSLEDKESSGSSESSEEMGAPWLPATRSIQMPMPMPPGQPWPPGGNMTDLRALGPIDPLMPPMPNMAICDMLMNQPVPPPIDQIPLFCICSFCKGTGGPKGDSGDRGPPGFPGSPGPRGMTGFQGRPGFTGRQGIKGEKGDMGQMGQTGPQGFTGTKGERGFKGEKGDQGSEGPPGSQGPQGETGTCPATCQSVQGPPGLQGVPGPAGARGLPGVQGPMGLKGLMGDKGDMGKPGEPGKNGTKGDQGERGLCMCKDGVNGTNGSPGTSGTKGDKGDTGAMGIQGPVGPKGNEGNMGMMGPPGPCSPAIQSAFSAAVNESFPAPDWPVPFPVVITNQQGHFNPIMGMYMAPVNGTYVFTFNLAVSTKPLTVGLFVNFNPVVKNTEAYSRSSTSQTIVLTLTAFDRVWLQVKNDLTNGLYTDSGSSSTFSGYLLRPDFCDMPFGRLFMPEPQYKPGDFTWEDPTQSTTAPPQQ; encoded by the exons ATGGATCGCAGCCTCCGATCCGGCTCATCTTCTCACCGATCCTTCGCTACTCGGACGCTGCGCTACTCGGACGGAGCG atGTTGTCCAGGCTGCTGGGACTCCTCGTCCTGTCCCCCCTCTGCTCCGCCATGCTGCTTCCAACCAACACCAACACCTCCACCAGGGTCTCCAGGGAGAAGGACCCCAACACCCACCTGTGGAACCGCAGCTTAGAAGACAAGGAGTCCTCTGGTTCGAGTGAGTCGTCTGAGGAGATGGGTGCCCCGTGGTTGCCTGCCACCCGCAGCATTCAGATGCCGATGCCGATGCCCCCCGGGCAACCTTGGCCACCCGGTGGCAACATGACTGACCTGCGGGCATTAGGCCCCATTGACCCGTTGATGCCCCCCATGCCTAACATGGCAATCTGCGACATGCTGATGAACCAACCGGTTCCGCCGCCCATCGACCAGATCCCTTTATTCTGCATCTGTTCCTTCTGTAAGGGCACCGGGGGCCCCAAAGGAGACAGCGGAGACCGGGGTCCTCCAG GTTTTCCTGGGAGTCCTGGGCCAAGAGGGATGACGGGGTTCCAGGGTCGACCGGGATTCACAGGCCGTCAGGGGATAAAGG GTGAGAAGGGGGACATGGGGCAGATGGGGCAGACGGGCCCTCAGGGCTTCACCGGGACAAAGGGCGAGCGAGGCTTCAAAG GAGAAAAAGGGGACCAAGGATCGGAAGGCCCCCCAGGCTCACAAGGCCCCCAGGGAGAAACCGGCACATGCCCTGCCACCTGCCAGAGTGTCCAGGGTCCACCAGGTCTACAAGGCGTACCTGGACCGGCCGGAGCCCGTGGCCTGCCTGGGGTCCAGGGGCCTATGGGACTCAAAGGTCTTATGGGCGATAAGGGTGACATGGGTAAACCCGGTGAACCCGGCAAAAACGGAACAAAGGGTGATCAAGGTGAGAGAGGGTTGTGTATGTGCAAAGATGGGGTGAACGGCACTAATGGGAGTCCAGGAACAAGCGGGACAAAGGGGGACAAAGGGGACACCGGTGCAATGGGTATCCAGGGTCCCGTTGGACCCAAAGGCAACGAAGGCAACATGGGGATGATGGGGCCACCTGGGCCCTGCTCCCCGGCCATCCAATCCGCATTCTCCGCAGCTGTCAACGAGTCGTTTCCCGCTCCAGACTGGCCGGTTCCCTTCCCCGTCGTCATCACCAACCAGCAGGGGCACTTCAACCCGATCATGGGCATGTACATGGCCCCCGTCAACGGCACCTACGTCTTCACCTTTAACCTGGCAGTTTCCACCAAGCCCCTCACGGTGGGCCTGTTCGTCAACTTCAACCCTGTAGTCAAAAACACAGAAGCGTACAGCCGCTCCAGCACCAGCCAGACCATCGTCCTGACCCTGACAGCGTTTGACCGGGTGTGGCTGCAGGTGAAGAACGACCTCACCAACGGCCTTTACACCgacagcggcagcagcagcaccttCTCCGGGTACCTGCTGCGCCCCGACTTCTGTGACATGCCCTTTGGCCGGTTGTTCATGCCCGAGCCTCAATATAAACCGGGCGACTTCACCTGGGAGGATCCTACACAATCCACCACCGCCCCCCCACAGCAGTAG